The following coding sequences are from one Homalodisca vitripennis isolate AUS2020 chromosome 7, UT_GWSS_2.1, whole genome shotgun sequence window:
- the LOC124366873 gene encoding uncharacterized protein LOC124366873 — protein sequence MPNKGGPRSSVRKVLRSVAHSVMLYAAPIWQRAMDHNQSKKKVEQTQRRVALWVCSEYRTVSTEAAIVISGTVPIKLQVEKRIAKRTGVLQEEEHYTRQWHKRGHKTLVLSGHGCFGYYKRRFALSDTDSCAYCGDCDTTLHTVFACPRWRYQRKGVEENLGRALTVESMVALMVESEDNWRTVADYLGVVMRRKEEDERRVNLNLRAEIRRGLRKRR from the exons ATGCCAAACAAAGGTGGTCCACGATCCAGTGTAAGGAAAGTGCTTCGCTCGGTGGCGCACTCAGTGATGCTGTATGCAGCACCCATATGGCAGAGAGCTATGGACCATAACCAAAGTAAAAAGAAGGTGGAGCAGACACAACGGAGAGTAGCACTCTGGGTGTGCAGTGAATACCGGACTGTTTCTACGGAAGCAGCTATCGTGATATCTGGAACAGTGCCCATCAAGCTCCAGGTAGAAAAGAGGATAGCGAAGCGGACAGGAGTTCTGCAGGAAGAAGAGCATTACACCAGACAGTGGCACAAGCGTGGTCACAAGACACTG GTACTAAGCGGACATGGGTGCTTTGGCTACTATAAGAGACGCTTTGCTCTGAGCGACACAGATTCCTGTGCGTACTGCGGAGACTGCGACACTACTCTTCATACTGTGTTTGCATGTCCACGGTGGAGATACCAGCGGAAGGGAGTCGAGGAGAATCTGGGAAGAGCTCTTACAGTGGAGAGTATGGTGGCACTGATGGTGGAGAGCGAAGACAACTGGCGCACAGTAGCTGACTACCTGGGAGTGGTAAtgagaagaaaagaagaagatGAAAGGCGcgtgaatttaaatttaagagcTGAAATAAGAAGAGGCCTAAGAAAAAGAAGGTAA